One region of Solea senegalensis isolate Sse05_10M linkage group LG14, IFAPA_SoseM_1, whole genome shotgun sequence genomic DNA includes:
- the LOC122780620 gene encoding nuclear receptor 2C2-associated protein, whose product MASSLICKETLSRVSSVLNRDVKQFGKKFMFDSDEETCWNSDQGECQWVSLEFPQSVRVSELKVQFQGGFSAKTCRLEGCPKDGDLTVISHLYPEDNNSLQSFPIQEAPAVDKVKIMFENSADFFGRIIIYSLDILGENAS is encoded by the exons ATGGCGTCCTCGCTGATTTGTAAAGAAACTCTAAGCAG GGTGAGTTCAGTGTTGAACAGAGATGTGAAGCAGTTTGGAAAGAAGTTCATGTTTGACAGCGACGAAGAAACGTGCTGGAACTCAGACCAG GGTGAGTGTCAGTGGGTGTCCCTGGAGTTCCCTCAGTCTGTCAGGGTGTCagagttaaaggtccagttccAGGGAGGCTTCtcagcaaaaacatgcagactagaag GTTGCCCAAAAGATGGAGACTTAACAGTGATCAGCCATTTATACCCAGAGGACAACAACTCACTTCAG AGCTTTCCCATACAGGAGGCCCCTGCAGTggacaaagtaaaaataatgtttgaaaATAGTGCCGACTTTTTTGGGAGAATAATTATTTATTCCTTGGACATCCTGGGGGAAAACGCTTCATGA